The Pseudomonas asiatica genome has a segment encoding these proteins:
- the hemN gene encoding oxygen-independent coproporphyrinogen III oxidase — MLDDLRWDTDLIRRYDLAGPRYTSYPTAVQLHSEVGSFDLLHALRESRRAARPLSLYVHVPFCANICYYCACNKVITKDRGRAAPYLQRLEQEIQLIACHLDPKQRVEQLHFGGGTPTFLSHVELRQLMATLRQHFHLLDDDSGDYGIEIDPREADWSTMGLLRELGFNRVSLGVQDLDPAVQRAVNRLQSLEQTRTLIEAARTLQFRSINLDLIYGLPKQTPEGFARTVEEVIRLQPDRLSVFNYAHLPERFMPQRRIDSNDLPSAAAKLEMLHATIDQLTAAGYRYIGMDHFALPDDELAIAQEEGTLQRNFQGYTTHGHCDLIGLGVSAISQIGDLYCQNSSDLNTYQDSLSNAQLATQRGLLCNHDDRIRRAVIQQLICHFELDFEPIEQAFTIDFRGYFNDLWPELLTLQRDGLIRLDDKGIRILPAGRLLARSVCMVFDAYLAMHNRQRFSRVI; from the coding sequence ATGCTCGACGACCTTCGTTGGGATACCGACCTGATCCGCCGTTACGACCTGGCCGGACCACGCTACACCTCTTACCCGACCGCCGTGCAACTGCACAGCGAAGTGGGCTCGTTCGACCTGCTCCACGCCCTGCGCGAAAGCCGTCGGGCCGCGCGCCCGCTGTCGCTGTACGTGCATGTGCCGTTCTGCGCCAACATCTGCTACTACTGCGCCTGCAACAAGGTCATCACCAAGGACCGCGGCCGCGCCGCGCCCTACCTGCAGCGCCTGGAGCAGGAAATCCAGCTGATCGCCTGCCACCTCGACCCTAAACAGCGTGTCGAGCAGCTGCATTTCGGCGGCGGCACGCCAACTTTCCTCAGCCATGTGGAACTGCGCCAGCTGATGGCCACCCTGCGCCAGCACTTCCACCTGCTGGACGACGACTCCGGCGACTACGGCATCGAGATCGACCCGCGCGAAGCCGACTGGTCGACCATGGGCCTGCTCCGCGAGCTGGGCTTCAACCGCGTCAGCCTGGGCGTGCAGGACCTCGACCCGGCCGTGCAGCGCGCGGTAAACCGCCTGCAGAGCCTGGAGCAGACCCGCACCCTGATCGAAGCCGCGCGCACCTTGCAGTTCCGCTCGATCAACCTCGACCTGATCTACGGCCTGCCCAAGCAAACCCCGGAAGGCTTTGCCCGCACCGTCGAAGAAGTGATCCGCCTGCAACCCGACCGCCTGTCGGTGTTCAACTACGCCCACCTGCCCGAGCGCTTCATGCCGCAACGGCGCATCGACAGCAATGACCTGCCCAGCGCGGCCGCCAAGCTGGAGATGCTGCACGCCACCATCGACCAGCTGACCGCCGCCGGCTACCGCTACATCGGCATGGACCACTTCGCCCTGCCCGACGACGAGCTGGCCATCGCCCAGGAAGAAGGCACCCTGCAGCGCAACTTCCAGGGCTACACCACCCATGGGCACTGCGACCTGATCGGCCTGGGCGTATCGGCCATCAGCCAGATCGGCGACCTGTACTGCCAGAACAGCAGCGACCTCAACACCTACCAGGACAGCCTGTCCAACGCCCAGCTGGCCACCCAGCGCGGCCTGCTGTGCAATCACGACGACCGCATCCGCCGGGCAGTGATCCAGCAACTGATCTGCCATTTCGAGCTGGATTTCGAGCCGATCGAACAAGCCTTCACCATCGATTTTCGCGGCTACTTCAACGACCTCTGGCCAGAACTGCTGACCTTGCAGCGCGACGGCCTGATCCGCCTGGACGACAAAGGCATCCGCATCCTGCCGGCAGGCCGCCTGCTGGCGCGTTCGGTATGCATGGTGTTCGACGCCTACCTGGCGATGCACAACCGCCAGCGCTTCTCGCGGGTGATCTGA